The following coding sequences are from one Epinephelus moara isolate mb chromosome 7, YSFRI_EMoa_1.0, whole genome shotgun sequence window:
- the LOC126393046 gene encoding carboxy-terminal domain RNA polymerase II polypeptide A small phosphatase 1-like, which yields MDHSPSIITQVTRDEEENATCREDGASEVSPSQKPRSRGLFHSLFCCLCNRESEPPPLKNSAPLLVEENGTLSKVPAKPLLPRMKSNDAGKICVVIDLDETLVHSSFKPVNNADFIIPVEIDGTVHQVYVLKRPHVDEFLKRMGEMFECVLFTASLSKYADPVSDLLDKWGAFRSRLFRESCVFHKGNYVKDLSRLGRDLNKVIIIDNSPASYIFHPDNAVPVASWFDDMSDTELLDLIPFFERLSKVDDIYDVLQQQRTSS from the exons ATGGACCATTCGCCGTCGATAATCACGCAAGTAACCAGAGACGAGGAGGAAAATGCGACTTGTCGTGAGGACG GTGCCAGTGAAGTTTCTCCCTCACAGAAGCCTCGTAGCAGAGGCCTTTTCCACAGTCTCTTCTGCTGTCTATGTAACAGAGAATCAGAGCCCCCTCCACTAAAGAACAGTGCCCCCCTCTTGGTAGAAGAAAATGGGACTCTATCAAAA GTTCCAGCAAAACCGCTGCTTCCACGGATGAAATCGAATGACGCAGGGAAGATCTGTGTGGTCATCGATTTGGATGAAACGCTAGTGCATAGTTCATTTAAG CCTGTGAACAATGCTGATTTTATCATTCCAGTGGAAATTGATGGAACAGTTCATCAG GTGTATGTGTTAAAGAGACCGCACGTTGATGAATTCCTCAAGAGGATGGGAGAAATGTTCGAGTGTGTTTTGTTCACTGCAAGCTTATCCAAG TACGCAGATCCAGTGTCGGACCTGTTGGACAAATGGGGGGCCTTCCGGAGCCGTCTCTTCCGGGAGTCATGTGTTTTCCACAAAGGGAATTACGTAAAAGACCTGAGCCGTTTAGGAAGAGATCTCAACAAGGTTATCATCATCGATAACTCCCCAGCGTCCTATATCTTCCATCCCGACAATGCA GTTCCTGTAGCGTCCTGGTTTGACGACATGTCAGACACTGAGCTCCTTGATCTTATCCCCTTCTTTGAGAGACTAAGCAAAGTGGACGACATCTATGATGTtctccagcagcagaggactTCAAGTTAA